One part of the Mariniblastus fucicola genome encodes these proteins:
- a CDS encoding coiled-coil domain-containing protein encodes MLRYLFAGLLLVAIVVGAYVGCGPRMAVAGKKMLDQIDGVLGKLNVQLEKVEQAHAKLTKETEAMREKRIGAQYKLERLQEQKKDLEENIASYKKDLGRLRDYMKEASESGTVTINDKEHSVETLEALAQSTLKKLKSAQTTLDTRIKTLTDAYSKSLAVLKSNVDVSKQQLKKLDDQIEEIKAKKSALDAMKEASTIAGTEASISDKFNDLTKDVDDLLTEVDVKIAVESEKVDERLAQSDSDVTLDEILGDDSSADDTISEIDAILGGN; translated from the coding sequence ATGTTGCGATACCTGTTTGCCGGCCTACTTCTTGTGGCCATTGTTGTTGGAGCCTACGTCGGTTGCGGACCGAGAATGGCGGTCGCCGGCAAGAAAATGCTCGACCAAATCGATGGCGTTCTTGGCAAGTTGAATGTTCAACTTGAAAAGGTCGAGCAGGCTCATGCCAAGCTGACCAAAGAGACGGAAGCGATGCGTGAAAAGCGAATCGGTGCTCAGTACAAACTGGAGCGACTTCAGGAGCAAAAGAAAGATCTGGAGGAAAACATTGCGTCCTACAAGAAGGACCTTGGCCGTCTTCGCGATTATATGAAGGAAGCCTCTGAAAGCGGAACGGTTACCATCAATGACAAAGAACACTCCGTCGAAACACTTGAAGCACTCGCCCAATCGACTCTGAAAAAACTCAAATCGGCTCAAACGACACTCGACACGCGAATTAAAACTCTGACCGATGCTTACAGTAAGAGCCTTGCTGTTCTCAAGAGTAACGTCGATGTTTCCAAACAGCAGTTGAAAAAGCTTGACGATCAGATCGAAGAGATCAAAGCCAAGAAATCTGCTTTGGACGCGATGAAAGAAGCCTCAACTATCGCTGGCACCGAAGCTTCAATCAGTGACAAGTTCAACGACTTGACCAAGGACGTCGATGATTTGCTGACAGAAGTCGATGTTAAAATCGCAGTCGAAAGCGAAAAAGTCGACGAGCGTTTGGCCCAGTCTGATTCCGACGTTACGTTGGACGAAATCCTCGGTGACGATTCCAGCGCCGACGATACGATTTCTGAGATCGACGCTATCCTTGGCGGCAATTAG
- a CDS encoding efflux RND transporter periplasmic adaptor subunit produces MLHLKTWTPMCIFFVIVNLYSAASAQIENHTGSITKSFTEPIEQSIAASAETGIVTFAAVNEGDRVNVGNVLASINYKVLEQSLKIAKARAESTARLDAATSQMEMIKSQLNALEDLVSGGHTNKFEVEQKKAAHENAYAEYRAAQDELKLNQLEVHRIEAQIEDRIIKSPIDGFVTEIHKQLGENVSNNEPQYATIVRVDKLKVRFYQDVEALGGLRKGDIVTILIGRSRSRKEATITYVSPIIDPDSGLGRVDVTIDNRDFGIKSGVICFWNEASDASQAARQSDDMPLLQR; encoded by the coding sequence ATGCTTCATCTAAAGACATGGACGCCGATGTGCATTTTCTTCGTGATAGTGAATCTATACAGCGCTGCATCGGCTCAAATCGAGAACCACACTGGCAGCATCACCAAAAGTTTTACAGAGCCGATTGAGCAAAGTATCGCGGCTAGCGCAGAAACCGGTATCGTCACCTTTGCTGCTGTCAACGAAGGCGATCGAGTCAATGTTGGCAATGTCCTCGCAAGCATTAACTACAAGGTCCTCGAGCAGTCGCTCAAGATCGCCAAGGCCAGAGCTGAGTCAACAGCGCGGCTTGATGCTGCGACGTCTCAAATGGAAATGATCAAGTCACAGTTGAACGCCCTCGAGGATTTGGTTTCAGGTGGGCATACGAACAAATTTGAAGTCGAACAAAAGAAGGCAGCGCATGAAAACGCGTATGCGGAATATCGTGCGGCGCAGGATGAACTGAAACTGAACCAACTGGAAGTCCATCGAATTGAAGCCCAAATCGAAGACCGAATCATCAAGAGCCCGATCGATGGCTTCGTAACGGAGATTCACAAACAGCTGGGTGAAAACGTGTCAAACAATGAACCTCAATACGCAACGATCGTTCGAGTAGACAAGTTGAAAGTGCGATTCTATCAGGATGTTGAAGCGCTCGGCGGACTCAGGAAGGGCGACATCGTCACGATTCTGATTGGTCGGTCGAGAAGCAGAAAAGAGGCAACCATTACCTACGTTTCGCCCATCATCGACCCTGATAGCGGACTTGGTCGGGTCGATGTCACGATTGATAACAGGGACTTCGGCATCAAAAGCGGTGTGATCTGTTTTTGGAATGAAGCATCGGATGCTTCACAAGCCGCGAGGCAATCCGACGATATGCCGCTTTTGCAACGTTAG
- a CDS encoding dodecin family protein, with protein sequence MSVAKVIELKSSSKKSFEDAVESGIEEASKTIKHIKGAWIAEQEVVVEEGKVKEYRVLMRVTFVVQ encoded by the coding sequence ATGTCTGTAGCAAAAGTAATTGAGCTCAAATCATCGTCGAAGAAAAGCTTTGAGGACGCGGTCGAAAGCGGAATCGAAGAAGCTTCCAAAACCATTAAGCACATTAAAGGAGCGTGGATCGCTGAGCAGGAAGTCGTTGTCGAAGAGGGCAAAGTGAAAGAGTACCGCGTTCTGATGCGAGTCACTTTCGTCGTGCAGTAA
- a CDS encoding oligosaccharide flippase family protein: MATGSKAPLSTTALLNDNDAETTSPRSTLVTDSIATGVLFALVLTVGQRGIGFLRGLLFCRYMSDQQLGQWSLVWSFLMMLIPLAMLGLPGCFGRYTEHYRSRGQLGYFLRRITIASTVLTLVASVAMFVFPQSFARMIFRTPDQTMVIYAMAASVLMVSVSNFLASLMESLRQVRVLTLMRFITGILFATLGVGLVLLMENATVGATIGFGISSLIGAIPAMWILLRHREAVKNTGEYLTHSTMWRRLAPFALWMWASNFFNNCFELSDRYMLLYCSPVSADLAQGLVGQYHSGRQIPLLLVSLSFMLGGVLIPYMSAHWEQGRKEAACKQLMWALKLMCLAFTIVGIGIQIFAPFIFETILEGRYDGGLAVLPLTLVYCIWFGLTSVAQNYLWVVEKGKWIALSVGLGLAINLILNWLLIPHLGVNGAVIATATSNGLLLATIYVFNKFAGCRMDASIWYCSLFPLILLMPTYLAIGLALLFAFAGWKTQVVFRDAEKSEIVQLGSAALRKFGIGSAH; the protein is encoded by the coding sequence ATGGCAACCGGCTCCAAAGCACCCCTTTCAACCACAGCGTTGCTCAACGACAACGATGCCGAAACCACGTCGCCTCGATCGACTTTGGTAACGGACTCGATCGCTACCGGTGTGCTTTTTGCGCTCGTACTGACCGTCGGTCAGCGAGGAATTGGCTTTCTACGCGGCCTGCTCTTCTGCCGCTACATGTCCGATCAACAGCTTGGTCAGTGGTCGTTAGTGTGGAGCTTTTTGATGATGCTGATCCCGTTGGCAATGTTGGGGCTGCCAGGTTGTTTCGGCAGATACACAGAACACTATCGCAGCAGAGGCCAGTTGGGCTATTTCCTGCGCCGAATCACAATCGCCAGCACGGTACTGACGTTAGTCGCCTCCGTTGCCATGTTCGTGTTCCCGCAATCATTTGCGCGAATGATATTCAGGACGCCCGATCAGACCATGGTCATCTATGCGATGGCCGCAAGCGTGTTGATGGTTTCCGTTTCCAACTTCCTCGCGTCGCTGATGGAATCGCTTCGCCAGGTACGTGTGTTGACGCTGATGCGATTCATCACCGGTATCCTGTTCGCGACGCTGGGCGTTGGCCTGGTGTTGCTAATGGAGAACGCTACTGTTGGGGCCACCATCGGTTTCGGAATCAGCAGCCTTATCGGCGCCATTCCGGCGATGTGGATTTTGCTGCGGCATCGAGAAGCCGTCAAAAATACGGGCGAGTACCTAACGCACTCCACGATGTGGCGTCGACTGGCTCCGTTCGCATTGTGGATGTGGGCTTCGAACTTTTTCAACAACTGCTTCGAACTCAGCGATCGATACATGCTGCTCTACTGCTCTCCGGTCTCCGCCGATCTGGCTCAAGGGCTGGTCGGACAGTATCACTCCGGAAGACAAATTCCGCTGTTGTTGGTCAGCCTGTCGTTCATGCTGGGCGGAGTCCTGATTCCCTACATGTCCGCTCATTGGGAACAGGGACGCAAAGAAGCCGCTTGCAAACAATTGATGTGGGCGCTGAAATTGATGTGTCTTGCATTCACCATCGTCGGCATCGGAATTCAAATTTTTGCTCCCTTCATTTTCGAAACGATCCTCGAAGGCCGCTACGACGGAGGGCTGGCTGTCCTGCCGCTGACTCTGGTCTATTGCATTTGGTTCGGACTCACCAGCGTTGCCCAAAACTATCTTTGGGTTGTCGAAAAAGGAAAATGGATCGCCCTGTCGGTTGGGTTGGGGCTGGCAATCAATCTGATACTCAACTGGCTGTTGATTCCGCATCTGGGAGTCAACGGCGCGGTGATCGCGACCGCCACATCGAATGGGCTGTTGCTGGCGACGATCTACGTATTCAACAAATTTGCGGGTTGTCGAATGGATGCCAGTATCTGGTACTGTTCGTTGTTCCCGCTGATTTTGCTGATGCCGACCTACCTTGCGATCGGGTTGGCACTACTTTTTGCCTTTGCAGGCTGGAAAACTCAGGTGGTCTTTCGTGACGCTGAGAAAAGCGAAATCGTTCAATTGGGTTCTGCGGCGTTACGCAAATTCGGCATCGGAAGCGCACATTAG
- a CDS encoding efflux RND transporter periplasmic adaptor subunit, whose product MRAKLVELALSIKGTGGACFLHRDIEEMWTLSKGLPASGRLPDWAQFRDSLSETCESLALSNSIQTEPLPDGKTFGLLAPIRCRGKQPEIMLLVMASQKDAILATSSVQKMISSLALWLNSSSAADSDWQVNALAAVIELVANVEKQSDLKAATEETANLLANKLGCNSVAVGLWKNHRMQLKAISGISKIDQGSESSRNYLQALVESATREESGMFPASDHDNNHLLQAHKQLAAVTHSESVLSHPLLTEDEDVFGAIVFTGPKDIVDSSQLRRFNEAAAPAITSALQVVSKVKRNFLSRAVSFVAQKLSRGKQLFWLLAIVGLVAAMFLPITYRVRCNCVAEPVSRRFAVAPFDGQITLGHVEAGDLVKAGDVLADMDGRSINWELAGVTAELKQSIRTREMELKDRNVAKTVVSQLERQRLTSEEAILKYKRENLQIRSPIDGVVLSGSLERAEAASVETGKVLFEIGPTKPVRVEIAIPDDEIAQVRVGFPVKVWIDGQEEDPITAEIRKIHPRSETRDADNVFIAEIEFPNEDERLRPGMKGSARIDCEERSLGWSLFHKPMNWVRSRLTWW is encoded by the coding sequence GTGCGCGCAAAGCTCGTAGAGCTGGCGTTGTCGATCAAGGGAACTGGCGGTGCATGTTTTCTGCATCGTGACATTGAAGAAATGTGGACGCTGTCGAAGGGGTTGCCGGCATCCGGTCGATTGCCGGACTGGGCTCAGTTTCGTGATTCACTCTCGGAGACTTGCGAATCGTTGGCGCTTTCAAACAGTATCCAGACGGAACCGCTGCCCGATGGCAAAACGTTTGGACTCCTTGCTCCAATTCGTTGTCGTGGTAAACAACCGGAAATCATGCTCCTTGTGATGGCTTCCCAGAAAGACGCGATCCTGGCAACGTCTTCGGTTCAAAAAATGATTTCGTCGTTGGCTCTGTGGCTCAACAGTAGCAGTGCTGCGGATTCCGATTGGCAAGTCAACGCGCTCGCGGCCGTTATCGAACTCGTTGCCAATGTTGAAAAGCAGTCGGACCTGAAAGCTGCCACGGAAGAAACGGCAAACCTTCTCGCTAACAAGCTGGGTTGTAACTCCGTTGCTGTTGGATTGTGGAAGAACCACCGGATGCAACTGAAAGCCATTTCGGGCATCTCAAAAATTGATCAGGGATCGGAATCAAGCCGCAACTACCTGCAAGCATTGGTTGAATCCGCGACGCGAGAGGAATCGGGCATGTTTCCGGCTTCGGATCACGACAATAATCACCTGCTTCAAGCCCACAAACAGCTCGCCGCCGTCACGCATTCCGAGTCCGTGCTAAGTCATCCGTTGCTCACCGAGGACGAAGACGTTTTTGGTGCGATCGTTTTCACAGGGCCAAAGGACATTGTGGATTCCTCCCAGCTGCGACGATTCAATGAAGCGGCGGCTCCGGCAATCACAAGTGCACTGCAGGTTGTAAGCAAAGTCAAACGGAACTTTCTCTCACGGGCTGTTTCTTTTGTTGCTCAAAAGCTCTCGCGAGGCAAACAGCTATTCTGGTTGCTTGCGATCGTGGGATTGGTGGCCGCCATGTTCTTGCCGATTACGTATCGAGTGCGATGCAATTGTGTGGCGGAACCTGTTTCCCGACGTTTTGCCGTGGCGCCCTTTGACGGACAAATTACCCTTGGTCACGTCGAAGCCGGCGACTTGGTTAAAGCCGGCGACGTGTTGGCCGACATGGATGGTCGCTCGATCAATTGGGAATTGGCGGGAGTCACGGCTGAGCTGAAACAGTCAATTCGAACCCGTGAGATGGAATTGAAAGACCGCAACGTTGCCAAGACGGTTGTCAGTCAACTTGAAAGGCAACGTCTGACATCGGAAGAAGCGATTCTCAAGTACAAGCGAGAGAATCTCCAAATCCGGAGTCCGATTGACGGCGTTGTTCTCAGTGGCTCGCTGGAACGTGCGGAAGCTGCTTCGGTTGAGACAGGAAAAGTGCTGTTTGAAATCGGCCCCACAAAACCTGTCCGGGTCGAAATCGCGATTCCAGATGACGAAATCGCCCAGGTCCGAGTCGGTTTCCCGGTGAAAGTCTGGATTGACGGTCAGGAGGAAGATCCGATAACTGCCGAGATCAGAAAGATTCATCCAAGAAGCGAAACCAGAGACGCGGACAATGTTTTTATTGCCGAGATTGAATTTCCGAACGAAGACGAGCGACTACGTCCCGGCATGAAAGGCTCTGCGCGAATTGACTGCGAAGAACGATCGCTCGGATGGAGTTTGTTTCACAAGCCGATGAACTGGGTAAGAAGCCGCCTTACCTGGTGGTAG
- a CDS encoding DUF1571 domain-containing protein — translation MVSLTQIRHKFPAVCGTIAFSFASLAFTASPSSIASAQDAATEVENEAETEVEQKVIREPIHRVPKIASNTGPAALNVAPKRANVAGNPLSKNINSITPAMLPSASKVVPANEPVSEPEAVESSAEPATEPGVDRASIPVLPVSSARVVAAPHPLDDALETARRGLENMRANVRDYSAIMVKRERVNGSLLKPEYMQVKVRSERVLETGQQVPFSIYMKFIKPRASAGREVIWVKGRNKNQICVHEGSGLVSLKRFQLDPDSWIAMKGQRYPIYEAGLENLIVKLIEKAERDRAAGHCEVVYRDGVKINGRECSVIEVTHPKCCAPYDFHIAKVYIDKELKMPIRYQALLWPEPGQTKPQLLEEYTYLNVKINQGFTDQDFNPDNPAYSYPNR, via the coding sequence ATGGTTTCTCTCACTCAAATTCGTCACAAGTTCCCAGCAGTTTGTGGCACGATCGCATTTTCCTTCGCGAGTCTGGCATTCACTGCCAGCCCTTCTTCGATCGCGTCCGCACAGGACGCCGCCACGGAAGTCGAGAACGAAGCGGAAACTGAAGTCGAGCAAAAAGTCATTCGGGAACCCATCCATCGTGTTCCGAAGATCGCCAGCAACACTGGACCAGCGGCACTCAATGTGGCGCCCAAGCGTGCCAACGTCGCCGGCAACCCGCTGTCGAAAAATATCAATTCAATAACGCCCGCAATGCTTCCGTCGGCGAGCAAGGTTGTTCCTGCGAACGAACCTGTCAGCGAACCAGAAGCAGTTGAATCGTCAGCAGAACCAGCCACCGAGCCAGGAGTAGACCGAGCCTCAATTCCTGTGCTGCCGGTATCGAGCGCACGTGTCGTCGCGGCTCCGCATCCGCTTGATGATGCTCTGGAAACTGCCCGACGCGGTCTGGAGAACATGCGTGCGAACGTTCGAGATTACTCGGCAATCATGGTGAAGCGAGAACGTGTCAATGGCTCGTTGCTTAAACCAGAGTACATGCAAGTGAAGGTTCGCTCGGAACGAGTTTTGGAAACCGGACAGCAAGTTCCGTTCAGCATCTACATGAAGTTTATCAAGCCTCGGGCCAGTGCCGGACGCGAAGTGATTTGGGTCAAAGGTCGAAACAAGAATCAGATTTGTGTCCACGAAGGTTCAGGCCTGGTTTCGCTGAAGCGTTTTCAGCTTGATCCCGACAGTTGGATCGCCATGAAAGGCCAACGCTATCCGATCTACGAAGCGGGACTTGAGAACCTGATCGTGAAGCTGATCGAAAAAGCCGAACGCGATCGTGCGGCAGGACACTGTGAAGTTGTCTATCGTGACGGCGTGAAAATTAACGGACGCGAGTGCAGTGTCATTGAAGTGACTCACCCGAAGTGCTGTGCTCCTTATGACTTCCACATCGCAAAAGTCTACATCGACAAAGAGCTGAAGATGCCAATTCGCTACCAGGCTCTTCTTTGGCCAGAGCCCGGCCAGACCAAGCCACAGTTGTTGGAAGAGTACACTTATCTGAACGTTAAGATCAATCAGGGGTTCACGGATCAGGACTTCAATCCAGACAACCCGGCTTACAGCTATCCAAATCGCTAA
- a CDS encoding arylsulfatase: MRSLSKLVSVFLLLLLFNPALAEDPATPNIVVVITDDQGHGDLSCHGNPVLKTPNIDALAADSIRLTDFHVSPTCSPSRAAFMTGRCSNRTGVWHTIMGRSLLRENEITIAELLRDSGYATGMFGKWHLGDNAPFRPEDRGFTEVYRHSGGGVGQTPDYWDNAYFDGHYLHNGKFVPADGFCTDVFFRHAKNFIRDQAEQKKPFFAWISTNAPHGPLHCPVKWSEPYKDQGKGVSNFLGMIANIDSNVGELRELLDQLGVAQNTIFIFTTDNGTAGGRKIHNSGMRGQKGSEYDGGHRVPCFVHWPGNFTGGVDLDPLTAHVDLLPTLAEICHVKLPTDVKLDGESIVPLLRDPDNTDAKWNERVIVTDSQRVLDPIKWRKSSVMTSQWRLINGKELYDIDADPGQSTDISAAHPDVVQTLTKAYDSWWADIEPTFAQFARIHIGSPDENPTVLTAHDWLDAAPPWNQAHIRGAKPSAPGYWSVNVLQPGNYRVALRRFPAESDFAIDQQIPNADPVPGTKAYRDNPGTKIDPVKASLTIGDDSQTIDFESGSKEVSFDVELEAGETTISASFETADGEQVGAFYVYVTRK, translated from the coding sequence ATGAGATCACTTAGCAAACTCGTTTCTGTTTTTCTGCTGCTGTTGCTCTTCAATCCGGCGCTGGCTGAAGATCCCGCAACGCCCAACATTGTCGTCGTCATCACGGATGACCAGGGACACGGAGACCTTTCATGCCACGGCAATCCGGTGCTCAAGACACCGAACATTGATGCGTTGGCTGCCGACTCGATCCGGCTGACCGATTTTCATGTATCGCCGACGTGCTCACCGTCTCGCGCGGCGTTCATGACCGGGCGGTGCTCAAATCGAACGGGAGTTTGGCACACGATCATGGGTCGTTCGTTGCTTCGCGAAAATGAAATCACAATCGCGGAACTGCTACGCGATTCCGGATACGCGACCGGCATGTTTGGAAAATGGCACCTCGGAGACAATGCTCCGTTTCGCCCGGAAGATCGCGGGTTCACGGAAGTTTATCGCCACAGTGGCGGCGGCGTCGGACAGACTCCGGACTACTGGGACAACGCGTACTTCGACGGTCACTATTTGCACAACGGAAAGTTTGTACCGGCTGACGGATTCTGCACCGACGTTTTCTTTCGGCATGCGAAAAACTTCATTCGGGATCAAGCCGAGCAAAAGAAGCCTTTCTTTGCCTGGATCTCAACGAACGCGCCGCACGGGCCGTTGCACTGCCCGGTGAAATGGAGCGAACCCTACAAAGACCAGGGAAAGGGCGTTTCGAACTTCCTGGGAATGATTGCGAACATCGATTCGAACGTTGGCGAGTTGCGCGAGTTGCTTGATCAACTGGGCGTTGCACAGAATACGATTTTCATCTTCACGACGGACAACGGAACTGCGGGCGGTCGAAAAATTCACAACAGTGGAATGCGAGGCCAGAAAGGCAGCGAGTACGATGGCGGGCACCGAGTTCCGTGTTTTGTCCATTGGCCCGGAAACTTTACTGGCGGCGTCGACCTTGATCCGCTGACGGCTCATGTCGATTTGCTGCCGACACTGGCTGAGATTTGCCACGTGAAGTTGCCGACAGATGTGAAGCTGGACGGCGAGAGCATTGTTCCGCTGCTTCGCGACCCAGACAACACGGACGCAAAATGGAATGAGCGCGTCATCGTTACAGATTCGCAGCGCGTGCTCGATCCGATCAAGTGGCGGAAGAGCAGCGTGATGACGTCGCAATGGCGATTGATCAACGGCAAAGAGCTTTACGATATCGATGCCGATCCGGGACAGAGTACGGATATCTCCGCGGCACACCCCGATGTCGTCCAGACACTGACCAAAGCTTACGATAGCTGGTGGGCGGACATCGAGCCGACGTTTGCTCAGTTCGCTCGAATCCACATCGGTTCGCCGGACGAAAACCCGACCGTTTTAACGGCCCATGATTGGCTGGACGCGGCGCCCCCGTGGAATCAGGCTCATATTCGCGGCGCGAAACCTTCGGCACCCGGATACTGGAGCGTCAACGTTTTACAGCCCGGCAACTATCGTGTTGCACTCCGCCGATTCCCTGCTGAATCAGATTTCGCGATCGATCAACAAATTCCGAATGCCGACCCTGTTCCCGGAACCAAGGCTTACCGCGATAATCCGGGAACCAAAATCGACCCGGTGAAAGCGTCGCTGACAATCGGAGACGATTCTCAAACAATTGATTTTGAATCCGGCAGCAAGGAAGTTAGCTTTGATGTCGAACTTGAAGCTGGCGAGACGACGATTTCAGCTTCCTTTGAAACCGCAGACGGCGAACAAGTCGGTGCGTTCTACGTTTACGTGACCAGAAAGTAG
- a CDS encoding efflux RND transporter periplasmic adaptor subunit yields MLNDQTFEFSQARLKLKDALRFTMRQSGGGSEYLVEDEVTGRFFRVGLAQYTFLTMLDGRRTVSTALMKTATLLRQHAIDENEAATLCKWAIESGLIESETGNSSARRKEQHDNMQKQKMVSYLNPMMMRMPLFNPDPVVTTISRYCNFLISPLGAALWLFVVLWGFGLLARNWQDFWTNRVNSFSAIDLVWLGVTWVILKLIHELAHSLVCKRFGGRVQSCGILMLLMIPMPYVDVTTSWRFDNKWKRILTSAAGMLAEIFLAGIACYIWVYSNPGPLQYHAGNVIISATLVTLMFNINPLMKFDGYYMLADFIEIPNLATHGRQWLKGVFKWLYFGSKPATLKEVGFRAIAVKMYGIGAMMWFFVIAIGLSLAASSLIDGFGLIVALIGCVMWVGVPLFKLCKYTLLGTDTDKPNRVWFASALAVTVILVGGFLQFCPSPSVVSAPIVIDYEPLSVVRTNAVGFARTIHVDDGDVVEEGDLLVTLENPELEHELNSLLIDIQISKVRINALFNADRISEVQLEQDSLESMLKQRKELETSIADLRIFAPQAGKVIARELDSMEGKYFQPGTELLSIGKPGEIQAIALTRQSDIEWVESNPEAMVDLIVWGRHQNDTIEGKINLVNPRARDDLPHEAFAASTGGPLAVVSRNQVQGSGGEEDTMVLTQPRVSVEISLSEEYREQLVPGQTGRMFVRGREENMGGYLANNLIRFIRENNSRTHGL; encoded by the coding sequence ATGCTCAACGATCAAACATTCGAATTCAGCCAGGCACGCCTCAAACTCAAGGATGCGCTTCGGTTCACTATGCGCCAAAGCGGTGGTGGCTCGGAATATCTTGTCGAAGACGAAGTAACAGGCCGCTTTTTTCGAGTCGGCCTGGCCCAGTACACCTTCCTGACGATGCTTGACGGACGGCGGACCGTTAGCACCGCGCTCATGAAGACCGCGACTCTGTTGCGACAGCATGCCATCGACGAAAACGAAGCAGCCACCCTTTGCAAATGGGCGATCGAATCCGGCTTGATAGAATCAGAAACCGGCAACTCGTCTGCCAGACGTAAAGAACAGCATGACAACATGCAGAAGCAAAAAATGGTCTCGTATCTCAACCCAATGATGATGCGAATGCCGCTTTTCAATCCCGATCCGGTCGTGACGACTATCTCGCGTTACTGCAACTTTCTGATTTCTCCTTTGGGAGCCGCCCTGTGGCTGTTCGTTGTGCTGTGGGGTTTTGGTTTGCTGGCCAGAAATTGGCAGGATTTCTGGACCAATCGCGTCAACTCCTTCAGTGCAATCGATCTTGTTTGGCTGGGTGTCACGTGGGTGATCCTGAAGCTGATCCATGAACTTGCGCACTCTCTTGTATGCAAGAGGTTCGGAGGGCGGGTTCAGTCATGCGGCATCCTCATGCTGTTAATGATTCCCATGCCCTATGTGGACGTCACAACGTCCTGGCGTTTCGACAACAAGTGGAAGCGAATTCTGACATCGGCCGCGGGCATGTTGGCGGAAATATTTCTTGCCGGGATTGCATGTTACATCTGGGTTTATAGCAACCCGGGACCGCTACAGTATCATGCGGGCAATGTGATCATCTCTGCAACGCTGGTTACTTTGATGTTCAATATCAACCCGTTGATGAAATTCGATGGCTATTACATGCTGGCCGACTTCATTGAGATCCCCAACCTCGCGACGCACGGAAGACAGTGGCTCAAAGGAGTCTTCAAGTGGCTGTACTTTGGGAGTAAGCCGGCTACGCTCAAGGAAGTCGGATTCCGCGCAATTGCTGTGAAGATGTATGGCATCGGTGCCATGATGTGGTTCTTTGTGATTGCGATTGGTCTTTCCCTGGCAGCTTCTAGCCTGATTGACGGCTTCGGATTGATCGTGGCACTCATTGGATGCGTCATGTGGGTGGGAGTTCCCCTTTTCAAGCTCTGTAAGTACACGTTGCTTGGAACCGACACCGACAAACCAAATCGGGTCTGGTTTGCCAGCGCCCTTGCGGTGACGGTTATACTCGTCGGAGGCTTCCTGCAGTTTTGTCCAAGTCCGTCGGTGGTTTCAGCTCCCATTGTGATCGACTACGAACCGTTGTCTGTGGTGCGTACCAACGCTGTCGGGTTCGCCCGAACGATCCACGTGGACGATGGTGATGTTGTCGAAGAAGGTGACTTGCTGGTGACACTCGAGAATCCTGAGCTCGAACATGAACTTAACTCTCTGTTGATCGATATCCAGATTTCCAAAGTCCGTATCAACGCGCTGTTCAATGCGGATCGCATCAGTGAAGTTCAGCTTGAACAGGATTCACTTGAGTCGATGCTTAAGCAAAGAAAAGAGTTGGAGACAAGCATTGCCGATTTGAGGATTTTTGCACCTCAGGCTGGCAAGGTGATCGCCCGCGAGCTTGATTCCATGGAAGGCAAATATTTCCAACCGGGCACCGAGCTTCTTTCGATCGGCAAACCAGGCGAAATCCAGGCGATCGCGCTCACCCGTCAATCGGACATCGAGTGGGTCGAGTCCAATCCGGAAGCGATGGTTGATTTGATCGTTTGGGGGCGACATCAGAACGATACGATTGAAGGAAAAATCAACCTTGTTAATCCCCGAGCTCGCGATGACCTTCCACATGAAGCATTCGCCGCGTCAACCGGAGGACCGTTGGCGGTTGTTTCGAGGAATCAGGTGCAAGGTTCTGGCGGCGAGGAAGATACAATGGTTCTGACTCAGCCACGCGTGTCGGTTGAGATCTCCTTGAGTGAAGAATACCGCGAGCAGTTAGTTCCAGGGCAAACCGGACGAATGTTTGTCCGCGGCCGAGAAGAAAACATGGGAGGCTACCTGGCGAACAATTTGATTCGGTTCATCCGCGAAAACAACTCTCGAACGCACGGTTTGTAG